The proteins below come from a single Kitasatospora sp. NBC_00315 genomic window:
- the rpsH gene encoding 30S ribosomal protein S8 → MTMTDPIADMLTRLRNANSAYHDTVAMPASKIKAHVAEILQQEGYISSWKVEEPQENEVGKKLTIELKFGPNRERSIAGIKRISKPGLRVYAKSTNLPKVLGGLGVAIISTSSGLLTDKQAAKKGVGGEVLAYVW, encoded by the coding sequence ATGACCATGACCGACCCCATCGCAGACATGCTCACGCGTCTGCGTAACGCGAACTCGGCGTACCACGACACCGTGGCGATGCCGGCCAGCAAGATCAAGGCGCACGTCGCCGAGATCCTGCAGCAGGAGGGCTACATCTCCTCCTGGAAGGTTGAGGAGCCGCAGGAGAACGAGGTCGGCAAGAAGCTGACCATCGAGCTCAAGTTCGGCCCCAACCGTGAGCGCTCGATCGCTGGCATCAAGCGGATCAGCAAGCCGGGCCTGCGGGTCTACGCAAAGTCCACCAATCTGCCGAAGGTGCTCGGCGGCCTGGGCGTGGCGATCATCTCCACGTCCTCGGGTCTCCTCACCGACAAGCAGGCCGCCAAGAAGGGCGTAGGCGGAGAAGTTCTCGCCTACGTCTGGTAA